One window of Nymphaea colorata isolate Beijing-Zhang1983 chromosome 11, ASM883128v2, whole genome shotgun sequence genomic DNA carries:
- the LOC116264393 gene encoding SNF1-related protein kinase catalytic subunit alpha KIN10, with protein sequence MEGATGRAGSEVFLSNYKLGKTLGIGSFGKVKIAEHVLTGHKVAIKILNRRKIKNMEMEEKVRREIKILRLFMHPHIIRLYEVIETQSDIFVVMEYVKSGELFDYIVEKGRLQEDEGRAFFQQIISGVEYCHRNMVVHRDLKPENILLDSKCNVKIADFGLSNIMRDGHFLKTSCGSPNYAAPEVISGKLYAGPEVDVWSCGVILYALLCGSLPFDDENIPNLFKKIKGGIYTLPSHLSVGARDLIPRMLVVDPMKRITIPEIRQHPWFQAHLPRYLAVPPPDTLQQAKKIDDDILQEVVNMGFDRSQLIESLRNRAQNEATVAYYLLLDNRFRVSSGYLGAEFRETMECGYARMHPDAGAISAGHRSPGYMDHHQGGLRSQFSPERKWALGLQSRAHPREIMTEVLKALQELNVGWKKIGHYNMKCRWSPGYPSQPENILNPHHISNIYSNGPIIESDAVDAAAVNVVKFELQLFKTREEKYLLDLQRVHGPHFAFLDLCAAFLAQLRVL encoded by the exons ATGGAAGGAGCAACTGGCAGAGCAGGTAGTGAAGTGTTCCTGTCAAACTACAAGCTTGGGAAGACACTTGGAATTGGTTCATTTGGTAAAGTGAAAATAGCAGAGCATGTTTTGACAGGGCACAAGGTCGCTATAAAAATTCTCAACCGTCGAAAgataaaaaatatggaaatggAGGAGAAAG TGAGAAGGGAAATTAAAATTCTACGGCTGTTCATGCACCCTCATATCATACGCCTTTATGAAGTTATAGAGACACAGTCAGATATCTTTGTTGTTATGGAGTATGTGAAGTCTGGTGAGCTGTTTGATTATATTGTGGAGAAAGGTAGACTGCAAGAGGATGAAGGTCGTGCATTCTTTCAGCAG ATTATTTCTGGTGTGGAGTACTGCCACAGAAACATGGTGGTTCACAGAGACCTTAAGCCTGAAAATATTCTCCTCGATTCAAAATGCAATGTAAAAATTGCTGACTTTGGCTTAAGCAATATTATGCGAGACGGCCATTTCCTGAAGACCAGCTGTGGCAGTCCAAATTATGCAGCTCCTGAG GTAATATCTGGAAAACTTTATGCTGGACCAGAAGTAGATGTTTGGAGCTGTGGTGTAATATTGTATGCCCTGCTCTGTGGGTCCCTTCCCTTTGATGATGAAAACATCCCAAAccttttcaagaaaataaaa GGTGGGATATATACATTGCCGAGCCATTTGTCAGTTGGTGCGAGGGACTTGATTCCAAGGATGCTTGTTGTTGATCCAATGAAACGGATAACAATTCCTGAGATTCGTCAACATCCATGGTTCCAAGCTCACCTTCCACGCTATTTGGCTGTTCCACCACCAGATACATTGCAACAGGCAAAGAAG ATTGATGATGACATCTTGCAAGAGGTGGTTAACATGGGTTTTGACAGGAGCCAGTTGATTGAATCTCTCCGCAATAGAGCACAAAATGAG GCAACTGTTGCATACTATTTGTTATTGGATAATCGATTCCGTGTATCAAGTGGGTACCTGGGAGCAGAGTTCCGGGAAACAATG GAATGTGGATATGCTCGCATGCACCCGGATGCTGGTGCTATAAGTGCTGGTCATCGCTCACCTGGATACATGGACCACCATCAGGGTGGTTTGAGGTCTCAATTCTCTCCTGAGAGGAAGTGGGCTCTTGGCCTTCAG TCCCGGGCACATCCGCGTGAGATAATGACAGAAGTCCTAAAGGCTTTACAAGAGTTGAATGTTGGTTGGAAAAAGATTGGGCACTATAACATGAAATGTAGGTGGTCTCCTGGCTATCCTAGCCAGCCTGAAAACATACTTAACCCTCACCACATCAGCAATATCTACAGTAATGGCCCAATAATTGAAAGTGATGCAGTTGACGCTGCTGCAGTAAATGTGGTGAAGTTTGAATTGCAG